The window CGCGCTGCAGTTGTTTGATCAGGCGTTCGTATTGACCAAGGGCGGTCCCGCCAACTCGACGAAAACAACGGTGTATCACATTTATCAGCAAGGCTTCAATCAGCTGCAGATGGGCTATGCCGATGCCATGGCGTTTGCGCTGTCAATTATTATTTTAGTATTTTCGCTCATTAATATGAGACTAAACAAAGAGGAATCCGTGATCTAGGAGGGATGGAAAGTGAAACAACAAACCTATTGGCAAACGACAATCATGTATATCATTTCCATCGCTGTCTGCATCGTCATGGTCGTCCCGTTTGTATGGAGTCTTATCACTTCCATCCGTCCGGATGAAGAGATTTTCATGCTGCCAATTCAATGGATTCCTTCCAGCATAACGTTTGAGCATTATCGTAAGGCGTTTGAGCTCGTTCCATTTGCTCTGTATTTTTGGAATTCCTTTTACCTTGCGTTCATGGGAGTGTTATTCAACTTGCTGTTCGGCTCTTTAAGCGGATATGCCTTCGCTAAGCTTCATTTCCGCGGAAGAGATACATTGTTTAAAATTCTGCTCGCTGCCATGATGATACCTGGTGTTGTAACGATGATCCCGCAATTTTTCGTGCTGAAGCATATTCCTTTCATGGGAGGAAATGATTGGTTGGGCGGTGGCGGCAATGGTTTGCTCAATACATTTTGGGCAATTATTTTGCCCGGTGCGTCGGGATCCTTTGCGGTATTTTTTATGAGGCAATTTTTCGTTTCTTTACCTAGTGATTTGCAGGAAGTGGCTCGAATTGAAGGCAGCGGGGAGCTTCGTATCTTTTGGAACATTTATATTCCGCTTGCGAAGCCGGCGTTGGCTACACTCGGCATATTCACCTTTCAAGCAGGCTGGAACAGCTTTCTCGGCCCGCTCATAATGCTTAACGATCCTGCCAAGAAAACGATTCAGCTAGGCTTAGCTGCTTTTACTTATAACAAACAGGTCGACTTCGGCCCGTTGATGGCAGGTGCTTTAATTGCGGTAGTGCCGATTCTGATCTTGTTCCTGCTGCTGCAGAAGTATTTTGTGCAAGGAATCGCTTTTACAGGAACAAAAGGATAGTACGCAAGTCGGACCTATAGGTGAAGCGATTTGACAATTCGATTAAGAATGATTATAGCCTTGATGGTTGTTGGGATAGGCATCATCATTGCTGCTAGCTGGGGAGTGGAGACAATGGACAAAAACAATAAGATAACCGATGTGCAAGTGAGTACAAATAGAGAAACCTGGGAGCAGCGTGCGGATCAAGCGCAAGCCGGGCTGCTTAAGCAATATTGGAATGAAAAGCGGAACTTATTCGATAATTTGTCGCCTTGCAACGATTTATGCAATGAGAAGTTCCATTATTGGTGGCAAGCGCATGGTGTAGATACGCTAGTGGACGCCTATGCGAGAACGGGCGATGCTGCGTATAAGGGCTACCTAGCGAACATGTTTCAGGGAATTTTGGACCGCAATGGCGGCGTATTGCCGAATGATTTTTACGATGATATGGAATGGTTGGCTCTAGCTTATCTCCGTGCTTATAACGCTACCGGGGAAGAGAAATACAAGGAAGCCGCGCTTGAGCTATGGGAGGATATTAAGACGGGCTGGAACGAAGAGCAAGGCGGGGGCATTGCATGGCGCAAGCCGCAGCTTGATTATAAGAATACGCCGGCGAATGCTCCAGCAGTCATTCTAGCTGCTAGATTGTATAAACAGTTCGGCAAGTCGGAGGATCTAGCTTGGGCGAAAAAGATTTACGATTGGCAGAAGGTCAATCTGGTTGATCCGGACACAGGCTTCGTCTGGGATGGGAAAAACCGCGAGGGAGACGGCAAGATTGATAAGAGTTGGGAATTCTCCTATTGCCAAGGTGTTTACATCGGAGCAGGGGTAGCGCTGTATCAGGCGACTGGGGACAAGAGATATCTGGCGGATGCGGCTAAGACTGCCCAAGCTTCGAAGCTCAGGCTGACAAGTCCGGCAACAGGCATGCTGCCTAGTGAAAGCAATGGAGACGGCGGCTTGTTCAAAGGGATATATGTCCGTTATTTGGCGGAGCTTGTTCTTGCGGACCCTAGTCAGAAGGAGTCGCTTGAGCTTCTTGTAACGAATGCGGATAGTCTCTGGAAGTACGGGAGAGATGAGCAGCGCGTCATATTCAGTAAATCATGGGCGGCAACACCTGAGCCTGCTGAGGATTTGAGCGTGAATTTGAGCGGTGTTATGCTGCTGGAGCGTATGGCTGAGCTGGAGAAGCAGGGATTGCTAAAATAGAACTGAGAACAGGGGGCAGCCGAAAATCTGCCCCTTTATTTTTAGGCACAGAGGAGTCGAGGGATAGATGAATGCGGCAGCGATGGCAGAACAACTGCAAACGACTTTGCACAAGCTTTATTGGAATCCGGATACACAGATTATGAATCAATGGGACGACAGTTTAACTGTCAAACGCCCCGACGAAAATTACTATTATTGGTGGCAAGCACATGCTGCGGATGTCATCCTTGACGGCTATGCGCGAACCGGCAATGAGGCATATTCGAACCGATTAGAGCAGCTGTTCCACGGCATTCTTCGCTCTAACGGAGGAACGTTTCGCCATCACTATTATGATGACATGCAGTGGATGGCGCTGGCTTGGCTAAGGGCTTACGACATGACAGGTGCCCAGATGTACCGGGAAAGCGTTGCCGACTTGTGGGAAGACATCCGAGACGGATGGAATGAGCATATGGGTGGAGGGATTGCATGGCGAAAAAATCAACTGGATTACAAAAACACACCTGCTAATGCTCCAGCCGCTATCCTAGCTGCACGCCTATTTCAACGATTTGGCGATGAGGCAGATCTGGCTTGGGCACAAAAAATCTATGATTGGAACAAAAGGACATTAACCGATTCCGTTGACGGATTCGTGTGGGATGGCATCAATCGACTCGGCGATGAGAATATAGATATGGACTGGCAGTTTACTTATTGTCAGGGCGTCTTCATCGGAGCCGGACTCGAACTATACATCTGCACAGGGGATTCAGCTTATCTGGAGGATGCATGCCGCACGGCAACCGCGGTGAAGAACCGATTGTGTGATACTGCTGCGGGGATGCTGCCTGATGAGGGGATTAACGATACAGGTTTATTCAAAGGGATACTAATCCGGTACCTGCTGAAGTTGGTGGAGACTTACCCCGAATTTGAGCTGCCGGCAGAGCTTATTGAGCAAAATGCAATCACACTTATGGAGCATGGAATAGACGACAAAGGACGCGTTGGCACAGACTGGAGAATGCCTCCTGAGGGCTCAATTCAGTTAAGTGTTATGCTAAGCGGCGTTATGTTACTGGAGGCGTATGTATCACTTCGAACGAAATAGAGACAAATTAAAGCTGAAAGGAGGTGAAAATCATAGAAGTGGAAGCGCATTCATAATGACTAATTCAATGTGGACCAACTATATGGCTTGTAGAGGCTCGGATAAAGCGACTGCGAACATTTTTCTAACAACCTAAAAGGCCAAAGAACCTTCCCAACAAATGGGAGGGTTCATTTTATGCATATAAGAAATTGTACAACGTACAGCTCTAAAATAAGCTCCAATCAAATTCCTTCGACAGCGTACCCAAAAGGTGAACACCAGCTGTGCTGTTGCCTTTGCGGTTCAACGCCGGGCCGACCAAGCCGATCCCATATTGTCCGGGCACCATCGTCAAAATGCTGCCAGACACGCCGCTTTTGGCAGGCAGCCCAACGTTCATGGCGAATTCACCAGAGGCATTGTACATACCACAGGTAAACATGAACGTCTTTGCGATCTGCACGAATCGCCGCGGAATAAGGCGTTGATTACGAATCGGATCTACGCCATTGTGCGCCAGAACGAGGGCCATTATAGCCAAGTCGGTACAATTCACCTCGATGGAACAATGGCTGAAATAGACGTAGAGAACGTCGTCAACCTCACTATCCAGCACACCGTTGTCTTTCAGGAAGTAAGCTAACGAACGATTCCGATGGGCTGTATCCGACTCAGATCGAAACACACTTTGATTGATTTCAAGTGAAGGATTATGAGCGATATCTCGGAAGAAATGGAGAATCCGTTCGACCTGCTCCTTAGGATCACTACCTGCAATCAAGGATGATATCGCAATTGCCCCGGCATTGATAAGCGGGTTGAAGGGGATGCCGGGCTCGACGAGTTCGAGCTTCAGCATCGAGTTGAAATCGTCTCCGGTAGGCTCCATCCCCACCTTGGAGAAAACAATCTCTTCACCGTTATCCATCAACGCCAAAATTAGCGTAAATACTTTTGAAATACTTTGTAAGGTAAAACGGAAATTTGATTCGCCGGCCACAGAGATATTTCCTTCAGTATCCATAATACAGATACCTAGAACATCGGCCGGAGCGTTAGCAAGTTCAGGAATGTAGGAAGCAACCTGTCCGTCTGATGTATGTGCCTTGCTTTCCGTAACCCACTGAGGCAAGTGCGCCTTGAGATGCTTCCATGTTTCTGCGTGTTGTGTATGACTCATTCAGAAGTCATTCCTTCCTCATTCTCTTAAGCCTTCCAAGCCTGTGGGTGGTTATCACTGATAAGCTCCGTTGCGCTTGCATTCGAAATAACCTGTTCAGGATTTTTGCAGCCTGGAATAACCGTTGTAACGGCATCATGCTTCAAACACCAAGCTAATGCCCATTTGGCCATATCCATGCCTTCAGGAACTTCTTCTTTTTGGATGCGCTGCACGTCCTCAAGCTTCTGTTTCACGCTCTCGGCATCATGACGATGGCGTACATCCGTGTTGCCGAACACCGCACCAGGCTTATACTTACCGCTCAAATAGCCGCTAGCCAAAGGGACACGAGCCAGAACGCCAAGATCTTGATTCACACAGGAAGGGAAAACAAGCTCTTCTGGAGCTCGATCCAAGCGATTATATACGACTTGAATGGCTTTGGAATTAACCTTGCTGGAGGCTTCTGTTTGATGAATATTAGCATTATTGCCAATGGATGTTCCCAAATGACGGATTTTCCCGGCTTGAACTTGTTTGTCCAAAGTTGTCCAAAGCACATCATTATCAAATAAATCATCAGGTCCGGAATGGAATTGATATAAGTCAATATAGTCCGTTTGCAAAGCTTTCAGAGAATCGTCCAGTTGTTTGATAACGCCTGCGGAACTGAAGTCATCTGTTCGGGTGAACAGATCATGGAAATGGTGGCCAAATTTCGTAGCTACGATCCAGTTCTCGCGATTGCGGCGGGATAAGTAATTACCGATAAGAGATTCCGAAAGATGATCACCATAGCATTCTGCTGTATCGATCAGATTTATACCAAGATCGGCTGCTTGATCGAGAATAGCATCTGCTTCAGCTTGCGTGTAGGTAAGTCCCCACTCTCCGCCGAACTGCCAAGTCCCAACACCCACAATGGAAACTTTCAAATCCGTTTTACCAAGTCTGCGATATTTCATGGCGAGCACTCTCCTTTTTAAGGTATCCAAGTTTATTAAACGCTATAGCTTGCTCCGTGTCAAAAAGAAAAAGACTCTTTCCTCTCCATGAAGAGAAAAGAGCCTTTGTGTATTATGCGAGTTCTGGTGAAAGTTCTTCCTTTTTGCCATCTGATTTCTTTGATTTACGATCAGATACTTTAATGTTACCGATAAACAGTGTCAGAACAGCCCCAAGTAATACGAACACTAAGCCTACAATAAACACTTGGTGAAGCGATGTAACCAGGGCATTTTTTAGAATTGGCAGCATGTGCTCCACGAATTCTTTTGGCATTTTGGCCAAGGATTCAGGATTAAGAAGGGAAGAATATAAAGCTTGTGGATTCGTATGAATCATGTCAGTCATTGAAGTAGCAAGTCCGCTTGCTTCCGCGGGAAGCTGCTTCACGACAGGGGTTAGGTCTTGCTCTAACAGCACAGATGATTTGTGATTCATAATGGCACCCAGAATCGTCATACCAAAGGTACCGCCAATTTGACGGAAAAACTGGCTGGAAGACGTGACGACACCGAGCTCCGATTTCGGAAAGCTTTCTTGTAAGGCTAGTGTAAGGATAGGCATGACTAGACCCATACCGAGACCTAACAGAAGCATATAGCTGGAAGCAAGTAATTTTGTTGTATCAATACCCATAGTACTCAGAAGATAGAAGCCTACTGCCATAATGATCATTCCGGAAAGCATTTGTTTGCGAATTCCGATTTTATGGATGAATTGACCGGAAATAACGCTGGCCGCTATCATTGTGATCATAAGCGGCGTCATCACTGTACCGGAAGCCGAAGCACTGATACCGACGATGCCTTGCATGAAAAGCGGAACGAACATAATGGCTCCGAACATACCAACTGCCATAAGGAATCCTACGCCGTTAATTGTTGTAAAAGTTCTATTTTTAAACAAACGAACAGGGAGAATCGGCTCTTGTGCTTTACTCTCAATAATAACGAAGGATACCAAAGATACAATGGCTAGTATGAAAAGAGCAATGATTTGCCAAGACAACCAAGCATATTCATTACCGCCAAATGTCAAAGCAAGCAGTAAGCTGACGACCCCGGTAATCATGGTAACTATACCGGGAATATCGAACTTTACTTTACCGATTGCTTTATGCTTCGGTAATGCGATAGAAATTAAGACAACTGCAAGGATACCGACTGGTAGGTTGATGTAAAATACCCAACGCCAGTCTAATGCGTCAACGATCCAGCCACCGACTTGGGGTCCGACTACTGACGATAAACCGAAAATCGCGCCGAATACGCCCTGCCATTTGGCACGCTGCTTACCAGTGAACAAATCCCCGATAATAATCATTGCCATAGGCATCATAATACCGCCGCCAATACCTTGTAAGCCACGGAACAAGATAAGCTCGGTCATATTCTGAGCCATCCCGCAAAGAGCTGAAGCCCCAATGAAGATAATAAGACCTGTTACATAGATAACGCGGCGGCCGATCAAGTCAGCCAATTTACCGGCAATAGGCACGACCACGGTTGAAGTCAGCATGTAAGCTGTCGTTAGCCAAGCCATCAACCCAAGGCCGCCGAGCTCACCGACGATACGCGGCATAGCTGTTCCGACAATGGTACCGTCTAATGCGCCAAATAGCATGGCAATAATAAGCCCTGTAAGCAGGAGACCTCGATTTTTGAGTTCTGGTGCTGCATTTGCTTCTATAGAATTCTCTGAAGCTGTTTTTTGTATGATTTCCACTTATACCACTCCTTGAATAAGATGAATTAATAAAAATCAGTAAGCTTTTCAAAGGCACTCACAAGAATACGCATTTCTTCAGGTGGAAGCTGGGATAGTCCGCGTGCAATCACTTCTTTCTGGACATCTTCCGCCTGTTTGAGTATGGCCTTTCCGGTTTCGGTTATTTCAACCAACACAATACGTCGATCAGTTTCATGGTGTTTACGAATGACATGCCCACTTTGGACAAGTCGGTCAATCATAACGGTGATCGCACTTGGTTTAACGCCCAGTTTCTCAGCGAGATGAGTTTGTTTCGGCGTACCTTCTTTAGATATCATGAAGAGCATGAATAATTGTGGCCCCGTTAACTCTGAATCTAACTGGGTAAGTACGGTGTGGCTAATTTTTCGATGAGCCGTTTCAAATGTTGTTCGGAAACGATTGGTATAAGCTATTAATTCATCTTCCATATCCAAATCCTCCTTACATCTTAATTAAAGTATGAAATTATTAAACAATAAAATGTTTATATGAATTAATGTTTAAACTATTTAAATAAAATATACGCCGCTGATCATTCGAAGTCAACTGGGAAATTCATACCTGGGGGCTAGTTCACTTGCATATCAGGCATATCTTGCATATAATAATTGGTACATATATGTGAAAATGCTTTGACGGAGAAGAGTATGCAGTGCTTCTTGACAGGGAGGGAAAGCCAACGATTGAGAGCTATCCCCGAGAATCAGGCTGCAGAAGTTCGCTCCCGAGCAGTCCTTTGAACAGAAGCTTACTAACAGCTTCTCATTAGAGGGAACCGGACACATCGTCCGTTATCTGAAATGAAGTGAGAATCGTTTATTTGGCCTATCTGCCAATGAACGAATCTAATTAGGGTGGTACCACGGCTTTTCGTCCCTTGTAAGGGAGCGGAAAGTCTTTTTTGTGTTTTCATTTAGGGTGATTCAGGGGCCTAATTCAGGAGGGATTTCGATGAAAGAGCGGTTAGAAGCTTTGAAGCAGGAAGCGCTGCAGGAGCTAAGCGGCGTACAAAGTCAGCAGGAGCTTAATGATCTACGTATTAAATATTTGGGTAAAAAAGGTCCACTAACCGAGGTGCTACGCGGTATGGGCGCATTAAGTGCGGAAGAAAGACCGGTTATCGGCCAAGTAGCGAACGACGTTCGTGCAGCTATCGAAACCGTTATTGAAGAAAAGCAAGCAGCGTACCAACAGCAAGAAACAGAGAACAGATTGCGTGCAGAAATGATTGACGTAACGCTTCCGGGTCGCCCTTCAAAGCAAGGGGCCGTGCATCCTTTAAGCAAAGTTATCCAAGAAATTGAAGACATTTTCATTGGAATGGGTTACACAGTCGCAGAAGGTCCAGAGGTAGAGCAGGATTACTACAACTTTGAGGCGCTTAATCTGCCGAAGGATCACCCAGCTCGCGATATGCAGGACTCGTTCTATATTACTGATGAAATTCTAATGCGTACACAAACCTCCCCTGTTCAAGTTAGAACGATGGAGAAACGCAAAGGGGAAGTTCCGATCAAAATCATTTGTCCGGGGAAAGTATACCGCCGCGATGACGACGATGCGACACATTCCCATATGTTTACCCAAATCGAGGGTCTGGTCATCGACCGTAACGTACGGATGAGTGATCTGAAAGGAACGTTGCTTCAATTCGTTCAAGAGATGTATGGCAAAGAGACGAGAATTCGCTTGCGTCCAAGCTTCTTCCCGTTCACAGAGCCAAGCGTTGAAGTTGATGTCAGCTGTGCAATGTGTGGCGGCGTTGGCTGCCGTACTTGTAAACAAACGGGTTGGTTAGAAATCCTAGGAGCGGGCATGGTACATCCGCGCGTTCTGGAGATGGGTGGATATGATCCGAAGGAATACACAGGTTTTGCATTCGGAATGGGCGTTGAGCGCATTGCGATGCTGAAATACGGGATTGAAGATATTCGTCATTTCTACACGAACGATTTGCGGTTCTTAAAGCAATTCTTACACTTGTAAGCATCAGGAAAAGGAGGGGTTAAGCATGAAGGTTTCTTATCAATGGTTATCGGAATATGTAGATGTATCAGGCTTCACAGCTGAGGAATTAGCAGAAAAACTTACCCGAAGCGGCATCGAAGTGGATATTGTGGAAGATCGCAATAAGGGTGTAACGAACGTAGTCGTTGGGTTTGTAAAATCACGCGAAAAACACCCAGATGCAGATAAATTAAGTGTGTGTATCATTGATGCCGGACAAGGCGAAGACTTGCAAATCGTTTGCGGGGCAAAAAATATCGATGCCGGACAAAAGGTGCCCGTCGCTATGATTGGAGCAGTGCTGCCTGGCGGACTGCAAATCAAACGCGCTAAACTGCGCGGCGTAGAGTCACAAGGCATGATTTGTTCAGCCAAAGAGCTTGGTCTGAACGACAAGCTGCTGCCGAAGGAAATTCAAGAAGGTATCCTAGTACTGCCTGAAGATACCGAAATCGGCAGTTCAATTCTGGATGTCCTTGCTATCAACGACAAGGTATTAGAGCTTGATCTGACACCAAACCGCTCCGATTGCTTGAGCATGCTCGGAGCTGCTTATGAGATCGCAGCGATCCTCGGACGCAGCGTCAAACTGCCGGATGCGGAAGCAGCGCGCGGGGCGGCTGGAACAGCCGCAGTGAAAGCTTCTGATCGCATCAGTGTGAAGATCACAGCGACGGAGCAGTGCTCGCACTACGCGGCTCGCCTTATCGAAGGCGTACGCGTCGGCACTTCTCCGCTGTGGATGCAAAACCGTTTGATGGCGGCTGGTATCCGTCCAATCAACAACATCGTTGACATCACGAATTTCGTGATGCTTGAATACGGCCAACCGCTACACGCTTTCGATGCTGAGCAGTTGAACAATGGCCACATCGATGTACGCCTCGCTGAAGCCGGGGAGAAACTCGTCACGCTCGATGATGTGGAGCGTACTCTAGAGCCGCACATGCTGCTTATCACGGACGGCACGAAACCGGTAGGGATTGCAGGTGTTATGGGCGGTGCTAACTCCGAAGTGACAGAAGGCACAACACGGATTCTGCTTGAATCCGCCAAGTTCGCAGGCAGCTCTGTGCGCCGAACGTCGCGCCAGCTAGGGCTCCGCTCTGAAGCGAGTCTTCGCTTCGAGAAAGAAGTGAACCCGGAAGCGGTGATTCCGGCATTAAATCGTGCTGCAGCGTTAATAGCTCAATACGCAGCAGGTCAAGTCGCTGACGGCATCGTAGAAGCCGTAGCGGGCTCACACAAGCCGGTCAGCATCGAGCTTGCTGCTGACCGTGTGAACAATTATCTCGGCACTGAACTTTCCTTGGTCGAGATGGGTCAAATCATAGAGCGCCTGCACTTCACATTCGAGCAGGCAGGCGAAGGCAAGCTGCTCGTGCATGTGCCGAGCCGCCGAGGAGACATTACACGGGATGTCGATTTGATCGAAGAAGTAGCTCGCCTTTTCGGCTACGACAACATCCCGACAACGTTAATGACCGGCGTGACGACACCCGGATCCTTGACCAAAGAGCAGTCGATCCGTCGTATCACACGGAATCTCCTGACTCAAAGCGGACTGCATGAAGTCATCACTTATTCCTTCACACAGCCGGATCAAACCGTGTCGCTGCCGGGTCTATACCCAGCGGCTAAGCCAATCTCGCTCGCTATGCCAATGAGCGAGGATCGCAGCCAACTGCGTACTAGCTTGCTGCCGCATCTGCTAGACGTAGTAAGCTACAATCGTAACCGTACGATGGATGACGTGGCTATTTTCGAAATCGGCAAAGTATTTATTACAGATGAATCTTCACTAACAGATTTGCCGCAAGAGAAGCTTCTCCTCTCCATTGTATTGACAGGCAAACGCCGTCAAGCACATTGGGCACAAAAGTCCGAGGCTGTCGACTTTTATGATATCAAAGGTGTTTTTGACCGTCTTGTAAGCTACTTAGGCGTTAAAGGACTCACCTATAAAACTGCATCACCAGATGGTTTCCATCCGGGGCGAACAGCTGAGCTCCTCTTAAACACAGCTGAAGGTGAACAAGCAATAGGTCGAATCGGTCAACTGCATCCTACAGTGCAGCAGCAGCGTGATCTTGATGACACTTACGTACTTGAGGTTGAGCTTTCCCCAATTTTAGAAGCTGCTGGAGATGCAATTGTATATAAATTGCTGCCGCGTTATCCGTCAATTGGACGCGATCTTGCTGTAGTAGTGAATGCTAGTGTACCAGTAGGTCTAATGGAACAAACCATCACTGAAGTTGCCGGAGACTTGTTAGAATCCATTCAAGTATTCGATATCTATACTGGAGAACGTTTAGGCGCAAATCGCAAAAGCGTAGCCATTGCCTTCGTATACCGACACGCAGAGAGAACACTGCTGGATGAAGAAGTAACAGAGCTCCATGCCAAAGTTGTTCAAACCCTTGAACAACAATATGAGGCAGAGTTAAGAAAATAGTGTAACTTTCATTTAAGTTGCAGGAAAACAGGCTGGTCTTATCGAAATTACACTCGATAGGGCCAGCCTTTCATCTAAGGGAGGATATAAAAAAGTGAACGCTGAAGATAAAACGAGGATTACCGTTGATATATATGGACACCAATACAAATTAAAAGCTAGCACCAGCACCAATTACATGAAGCGAGTAGCTGAATACGTGAACGACCAAATGTTTCGTATTGCAAAAGGTTATCCGCGGCTAGATTCACAGAAAATCGCCGTTTTGGCTGCCGTGAACATGGCAGATGAGTGCTTCCGTATGAACGAAATCATGGAAGAACTGACCAAAGCCCAAAAGGACCAAGTAGCAACCAAAGCCGCCTATGATAAATTAATCGTAAACTTTAACGAATTGAAACAAGAATATGAGCAACAACAGACATCCATAAGTGAACAAAATGCTAAGCTAGTACAAGGTAACCAAACGCAAGAGCAAATGAAACAAGAAGTGCAGAAAGCAAAACAAGAACAAGAGCAGTTGAGGCAACAACTACAACAAGCAAAACAACTACAAGAGCAAGCTAAACAACAACAACAAGAACAAACTAAACAACAGCAAGAACAAGCTAAACAGCAGCAAGAGCAAGTCAAGCAACAACTTGAACAAGTCAAACAACAGCTAGAGCAAGAAAAACGTCAACAAATACAAGTAAGACAACTGCTAGACCAAGAAAAACAACAACACCAACAAACAAAGCAACAATTCGAACAAGAGAAACAACAAAAAGCACTTCAGCTTCAAAAGCTGAACGAACAACACAGAGTCGAAAAACAATCTCTCTCAGAAATACACTTGCAAGACAAAGAAATGTTACATCAGCAATATCAACAAGACAAAGAAGCACTAATGCAGCTACATCTGCAGGATAAAGAAATCATAAACATGCAACAGCAAGAAGAGATCTTTAAACTTTCGAACCAGTATCTAGTGGAAAAGGAAACACTCGTTAATCAACATCAAGAGGAACTAGAAAACATCACAATCCAACATCAAACGGAACTTGAAACTATCACAAACCAACTTCAAGAGAGAATAAATACAATTACGAACCAACTCCAAGAAAGAATAAATGCAATTTCAAACCAACATAATGAGAAAATAGATATAATTACAAATCAACATCAAGAGGAAATTGAAACTCTTACAATCAAGCACCAAGAGGAACTAGAAACGCTAACCGCCCTTTACCAAGACGAGGCTGATGCTAAGATTCTTCGTTTTGAGCAAGATAAAGGCAATCTAGTTGGGGAATTCCAAGAACGACAAACAAACATTATTCAACAGCTTGAGGACCAAAAATCAACCATTATTACCCAATATCAAGCGCAAATTGATGCCTTACTAGAGCAGCAGCAATTAGAACGAAGTACCCTTGCTCAACATTTTGAAGAAGAAAAAGAACGGATTTTAGCACAGGCCCGCAGAGAAAAAGAAGAGCTAATGCGCCAAAGCTTGAACGATGAAGCTCAGCAAAAAGAACTTCAAAATATCAAAGAAGAGTATAGAGAACTGCGCGAGGAATATGCTAAGCTGCAGAATGAATACAATGAGTGGATCGAGCTTGTAGAAACAGACAGCCCTGGCAGGTAATCCACAGTGACAATGAATACATTAGACTATGTCATGTTGTCGATAGTAGCTTTGGGTCTGCTGCTAGGTTACTTTAGAGGATTTATTGCCCAGATTGTTTCGCTCTCAGGTTTTGTTCTCGCCTACCTCGTTGCATTTTATTTTTACAGGGATTTTGCCCCTCTGCTTCGAAACGCAGTTTCACTGCCTACCTATCAAAATTACCAAAAATACGAATTTATCGTAAAAGGCCTTAATTTGGATACCTATATCCTGAATGCTTTAGCC is drawn from Paenibacillus sp. V4I7 and contains these coding sequences:
- a CDS encoding carbohydrate ABC transporter permease → MYIISIAVCIVMVVPFVWSLITSIRPDEEIFMLPIQWIPSSITFEHYRKAFELVPFALYFWNSFYLAFMGVLFNLLFGSLSGYAFAKLHFRGRDTLFKILLAAMMIPGVVTMIPQFFVLKHIPFMGGNDWLGGGGNGLLNTFWAIILPGASGSFAVFFMRQFFVSLPSDLQEVARIEGSGELRIFWNIYIPLAKPALATLGIFTFQAGWNSFLGPLIMLNDPAKKTIQLGLAAFTYNKQVDFGPLMAGALIAVVPILILFLLLQKYFVQGIAFTGTKG
- a CDS encoding glycoside hydrolase family 76 protein, with amino-acid sequence MTIRLRMIIALMVVGIGIIIAASWGVETMDKNNKITDVQVSTNRETWEQRADQAQAGLLKQYWNEKRNLFDNLSPCNDLCNEKFHYWWQAHGVDTLVDAYARTGDAAYKGYLANMFQGILDRNGGVLPNDFYDDMEWLALAYLRAYNATGEEKYKEAALELWEDIKTGWNEEQGGGIAWRKPQLDYKNTPANAPAVILAARLYKQFGKSEDLAWAKKIYDWQKVNLVDPDTGFVWDGKNREGDGKIDKSWEFSYCQGVYIGAGVALYQATGDKRYLADAAKTAQASKLRLTSPATGMLPSESNGDGGLFKGIYVRYLAELVLADPSQKESLELLVTNADSLWKYGRDEQRVIFSKSWAATPEPAEDLSVNLSGVMLLERMAELEKQGLLK
- a CDS encoding glycoside hydrolase family 76 protein, whose product is MNAAAMAEQLQTTLHKLYWNPDTQIMNQWDDSLTVKRPDENYYYWWQAHAADVILDGYARTGNEAYSNRLEQLFHGILRSNGGTFRHHYYDDMQWMALAWLRAYDMTGAQMYRESVADLWEDIRDGWNEHMGGGIAWRKNQLDYKNTPANAPAAILAARLFQRFGDEADLAWAQKIYDWNKRTLTDSVDGFVWDGINRLGDENIDMDWQFTYCQGVFIGAGLELYICTGDSAYLEDACRTATAVKNRLCDTAAGMLPDEGINDTGLFKGILIRYLLKLVETYPEFELPAELIEQNAITLMEHGIDDKGRVGTDWRMPPEGSIQLSVMLSGVMLLEAYVSLRTK
- the glsA gene encoding glutaminase A yields the protein MSHTQHAETWKHLKAHLPQWVTESKAHTSDGQVASYIPELANAPADVLGICIMDTEGNISVAGESNFRFTLQSISKVFTLILALMDNGEEIVFSKVGMEPTGDDFNSMLKLELVEPGIPFNPLINAGAIAISSLIAGSDPKEQVERILHFFRDIAHNPSLEINQSVFRSESDTAHRNRSLAYFLKDNGVLDSEVDDVLYVYFSHCSIEVNCTDLAIMALVLAHNGVDPIRNQRLIPRRFVQIAKTFMFTCGMYNASGEFAMNVGLPAKSGVSGSILTMVPGQYGIGLVGPALNRKGNSTAGVHLLGTLSKEFDWSLF
- a CDS encoding aldo/keto reductase; this translates as MKYRRLGKTDLKVSIVGVGTWQFGGEWGLTYTQAEADAILDQAADLGINLIDTAECYGDHLSESLIGNYLSRRNRENWIVATKFGHHFHDLFTRTDDFSSAGVIKQLDDSLKALQTDYIDLYQFHSGPDDLFDNDVLWTTLDKQVQAGKIRHLGTSIGNNANIHQTEASSKVNSKAIQVVYNRLDRAPEELVFPSCVNQDLGVLARVPLASGYLSGKYKPGAVFGNTDVRHRHDAESVKQKLEDVQRIQKEEVPEGMDMAKWALAWCLKHDAVTTVIPGCKNPEQVISNASATELISDNHPQAWKA
- a CDS encoding MDR family MFS transporter; this encodes MEANAAPELKNRGLLLTGLIIAMLFGALDGTIVGTAMPRIVGELGGLGLMAWLTTAYMLTSTVVVPIAGKLADLIGRRVIYVTGLIIFIGASALCGMAQNMTELILFRGLQGIGGGIMMPMAMIIIGDLFTGKQRAKWQGVFGAIFGLSSVVGPQVGGWIVDALDWRWVFYINLPVGILAVVLISIALPKHKAIGKVKFDIPGIVTMITGVVSLLLALTFGGNEYAWLSWQIIALFILAIVSLVSFVIIESKAQEPILPVRLFKNRTFTTINGVGFLMAVGMFGAIMFVPLFMQGIVGISASASGTVMTPLMITMIAASVISGQFIHKIGIRKQMLSGMIIMAVGFYLLSTMGIDTTKLLASSYMLLLGLGMGLVMPILTLALQESFPKSELGVVTSSSQFFRQIGGTFGMTILGAIMNHKSSVLLEQDLTPVVKQLPAEASGLATSMTDMIHTNPQALYSSLLNPESLAKMPKEFVEHMLPILKNALVTSLHQVFIVGLVFVLLGAVLTLFIGNIKVSDRKSKKSDGKKEELSPELA